In one Halosimplex halophilum genomic region, the following are encoded:
- a CDS encoding DNA-3-methyladenine glycosylase family protein has translation MTADPIEELAADDVLGPVVDEHGPVALEPADDLYERLVVSLIRQQVSMDAAAAIRERLFDAVEVTPESIVEADHATLHEAGLSEAKADYVKSAASAFLTREWDRDTFAEMSDEAVKAELTDIHGIGPWTADMFLMFGLAREDVFPVGDLGIRKGMDRLFDADMTRAEMTDAAERWQPYRSYASLYLWRAVEG, from the coding sequence ATGACAGCGGACCCAATCGAGGAACTCGCCGCGGACGACGTGCTCGGGCCGGTCGTCGACGAGCACGGACCCGTCGCGCTGGAGCCGGCCGACGACCTCTACGAGCGGCTGGTCGTCTCGCTGATCCGCCAGCAGGTGTCGATGGACGCCGCCGCGGCCATCCGCGAGCGGCTGTTCGACGCCGTCGAGGTCACGCCCGAATCTATCGTCGAGGCCGACCACGCCACCCTCCACGAGGCCGGCCTCTCCGAGGCGAAGGCCGACTACGTCAAAAGCGCCGCGAGCGCCTTCCTCACGCGCGAGTGGGACCGCGACACCTTCGCCGAGATGAGCGACGAGGCGGTCAAAGCGGAACTGACCGACATCCACGGCATCGGCCCGTGGACTGCCGATATGTTCCTGATGTTTGGACTGGCCCGTGAGGACGTGTTCCCCGTCGGCGACCTGGGCATCCGAAAGGGGATGGACCGGCTGTTCGACGCCGACATGACCCGCGCCGAGATGACCGACGCCGCCGAGCGCTGGCAACCCTACCGGAGCTACGCCAGTCTCTACCTCTGGCGGGCCGTGGAGGGGTGA
- a CDS encoding putative ATP-dependent zinc protease: MATSDAVSVGVLSLHNSKETKAILNAVEALGHDPEWLRRENTTLRVEDSEPRLEPDVDVIANRLLLSKSTEPCEEMGLANTFEQLVPMLNEPAKTLTSMHKVASAVALSDADVQVPDALLALSSDRLNLERERFGDEAVYKTAIGTNGGGTWKVDATERVNARVGNRYAFLQKLLERGDAPTRDLRVYVVGGEVVGSMFRYAPENEWRTNVALGGRVEDADGEVDEAVIDTARKAVEAVGLDYAGVDLMEGADGWYVLEVNPTAGFKGLFEATGTSPAPYIAELAVERGGGSVDRERVEELSGFLDDSVPACKPPAVSSGAAESLVIGYTEEVLISGTKGSESVVAKSDTGATRTSIDTRLAADIGAGPIKSITKVRSGSNKASKSRPLVDVVVGVGGTRHTVTASVEDRSHMNYPVILGRDILGDYQVDVSRQADRESDPEVESEE, encoded by the coding sequence ATGGCGACTTCTGACGCCGTTTCGGTGGGGGTGTTGAGCCTGCACAACAGCAAGGAGACCAAGGCGATACTCAACGCGGTGGAGGCGCTGGGCCACGACCCCGAGTGGCTGCGTCGCGAGAACACGACGCTCCGGGTCGAGGACTCCGAGCCGCGACTCGAACCCGACGTGGACGTGATCGCGAACCGACTGCTGCTGTCGAAGTCGACCGAGCCCTGCGAGGAGATGGGGCTGGCCAACACCTTCGAGCAGCTCGTCCCGATGCTCAACGAGCCGGCGAAGACGCTCACCTCGATGCACAAGGTGGCGTCGGCCGTCGCGCTCTCCGACGCCGACGTGCAGGTGCCCGACGCCCTGCTGGCGCTGTCGTCGGACCGGCTGAACCTCGAACGCGAGCGGTTCGGCGATGAGGCCGTCTACAAGACGGCGATCGGCACCAACGGCGGCGGCACGTGGAAGGTGGACGCGACCGAGCGGGTCAACGCCCGGGTGGGCAACCGCTACGCGTTCCTCCAGAAGCTCTTAGAGCGGGGCGACGCCCCCACTCGCGACCTGCGCGTCTACGTCGTCGGCGGCGAGGTCGTCGGGTCGATGTTCCGCTACGCCCCCGAAAACGAGTGGCGGACCAACGTCGCCCTCGGCGGCCGCGTCGAGGACGCCGACGGCGAGGTCGACGAGGCGGTCATCGACACCGCCCGGAAGGCCGTCGAGGCGGTCGGGCTGGACTACGCCGGCGTCGACCTCATGGAGGGGGCCGACGGCTGGTACGTCCTCGAAGTCAACCCCACCGCGGGGTTCAAGGGACTGTTCGAGGCGACCGGGACCAGTCCCGCGCCCTACATCGCCGAACTCGCCGTCGAGCGCGGCGGCGGCAGCGTCGACCGCGAGCGCGTCGAGGAGCTGTCGGGCTTCCTCGACGACTCCGTGCCCGCCTGCAAACCGCCGGCGGTCTCCTCGGGGGCCGCGGAGTCGCTGGTCATCGGCTACACGGAGGAGGTGCTGATCAGCGGGACGAAGGGTTCGGAGTCGGTCGTCGCCAAGTCCGACACCGGCGCGACCCGGACGAGCATCGACACGCGCCTCGCGGCCGACATCGGCGCCGGGCCGATCAAGTCGATCACGAAGGTCCGGTCGGGGTCGAACAAGGCCTCGAAGAGCCGGCCGCTCGTGGACGTGGTCGTCGGCGTCGGTGGCACGCGCCACACCGTCACCGCCAGCGTCGAGGACCGCAGCCACATGAACTACCCCGTCATCCTCGGCCGGGACATCCTCGGCGACTACCAGGTCGACGTGTCCCGGCAGGCCGACCGGGAGTCCGACCCCGAAGTCGAGTCCGAGGAATAG
- a CDS encoding succinylglutamate desuccinylase/aspartoacylase family protein — protein MDEAEPFTYDGGRVDPGERVNVRYTVSETYLGDPVRIPVTVVVGERAGPTAFLSAAAHGDELNGVEVVREVAHEWDLSDLRGTLVCLPVLNVPGFIAQERYLPVYDRDLNRSFPGKAGSTSAKRMARRIFDNFVDPCDFGLDLHTSTRGRTNMLHVRADMADSSVARVAKAFASNVIIDGQGSEGTLRREASERGTSTVTVEMGEAHRFQREFIDRALVGVESVLAEFGLLPTERVRWPGWRMVVEGSSEKTWLRADAGGLVDMHAARGGVVREGETICTIANPFKTERTHVEAPFTGLLVGILENPVVYPGNPLCHLVKLDDDTLDAIERDGGPTTPRDPVPDSAAE, from the coding sequence ATGGACGAGGCCGAACCGTTCACCTACGACGGCGGGCGGGTCGACCCGGGTGAGCGGGTCAACGTGCGCTACACCGTCAGCGAGACCTATCTCGGTGACCCCGTCAGGATCCCCGTCACGGTCGTCGTCGGCGAGCGGGCGGGCCCGACGGCGTTTCTCAGCGCCGCCGCCCACGGCGACGAACTCAACGGCGTCGAGGTCGTCCGCGAGGTGGCCCACGAGTGGGACCTGTCGGACCTCCGGGGGACGCTCGTCTGTCTCCCCGTGCTGAACGTCCCCGGCTTCATCGCCCAGGAGCGGTACCTCCCGGTCTACGACCGCGACCTGAACCGCTCGTTTCCGGGGAAGGCGGGCTCGACCAGCGCCAAGCGGATGGCCCGGCGCATCTTCGACAACTTCGTCGATCCCTGCGACTTCGGGCTGGACCTGCACACTTCCACCCGCGGCCGGACGAACATGCTCCACGTCCGCGCCGACATGGCCGACTCGTCGGTCGCCCGCGTCGCGAAGGCGTTCGCCTCCAACGTCATCATCGACGGCCAGGGCTCCGAGGGGACGCTCCGCCGGGAGGCCAGCGAGCGCGGCACCTCCACGGTGACCGTCGAGATGGGCGAGGCCCACCGCTTCCAGCGGGAGTTCATCGACCGGGCCCTGGTCGGCGTCGAGAGCGTCCTCGCCGAGTTCGGGCTCCTGCCCACCGAGCGGGTGCGCTGGCCCGGCTGGCGGATGGTCGTCGAGGGCTCCAGCGAGAAGACGTGGCTGCGCGCCGACGCCGGCGGCCTCGTCGACATGCACGCCGCCCGCGGCGGCGTCGTCCGCGAGGGCGAGACCATCTGCACCATCGCCAACCCGTTCAAGACCGAGCGGACCCACGTCGAGGCGCCGTTCACCGGCCTGCTCGTCGGGATCCTCGAGAATCCCGTCGTCTACCCGGGCAACCCGCTCTGTCACCTCGTCAAGCTCGACGACGACACGCTCGACGCCATCGAGCGCGACGGCGGGCCGACGACGCCCAGGGACCCGGTGCCCGACTCCGCGGCGGAGTGA
- the sdhC gene encoding succinate dehydrogenase, cytochrome b556 subunit — translation MSGTYDRGAVEDFGRWREFQPGMWAWIFHKFTGWVLVGYLFTHIAVLSTATAGDPTVYTNTLQGLEELLIVRVLEVGLLSVAVFHILNGVRLLFVDLGFGLENQDKSFYASLVVTAAIVVASVPTFLAGV, via the coding sequence ATGAGCGGAACGTACGACCGCGGAGCGGTCGAGGACTTCGGCCGGTGGCGGGAGTTCCAGCCGGGCATGTGGGCCTGGATCTTCCACAAGTTCACCGGCTGGGTGCTCGTCGGCTACCTCTTTACGCACATCGCGGTGCTGAGCACCGCCACCGCCGGCGACCCGACGGTGTACACGAACACGCTCCAGGGACTCGAGGAACTGCTGATCGTCCGCGTGCTGGAGGTCGGCCTCCTGTCGGTGGCCGTCTTCCACATCCTCAACGGGGTTCGGCTACTGTTCGTCGACCTCGGGTTCGGCCTGGAGAACCAGGACAAGAGCTTCTACGCGTCGCTCGTCGTGACGGCCGCCATCGTCGTCGCGAGCGTGCCGACGTTCCTCGCGGGGGTGTGA
- a CDS encoding succinate dehydrogenase hydrophobic membrane anchor subunit, with translation MAQHYSSFERGGTKWLLQRLTAVFLVGVLAFHFFLLHFVNHAAEITFAGTQARMSQVGYFATMWLFLVTATFHGVNGVYNALVNQGLTGARKKAVGAVLALASIALIVQGTRVALAMTNLL, from the coding sequence ATGGCACAACACTACTCGTCGTTCGAGCGGGGCGGCACCAAGTGGCTGCTCCAGCGGCTGACTGCGGTCTTCCTGGTCGGCGTGCTCGCCTTCCACTTCTTCCTCCTGCACTTCGTCAACCACGCCGCCGAGATCACCTTCGCCGGCACCCAGGCGCGGATGAGCCAGGTCGGCTACTTCGCGACGATGTGGCTGTTCCTCGTCACCGCGACCTTCCACGGCGTCAACGGCGTCTACAACGCCCTCGTCAACCAGGGACTGACCGGCGCCCGCAAGAAGGCAGTCGGGGCCGTTTTGGCGCTGGCGAGCATAGCACTGATCGTTCAGGGAACCCGCGTGGCACTCGCGATGACCAACCTACTATGA
- a CDS encoding succinate dehydrogenase/fumarate reductase iron-sulfur subunit, with protein sequence MSTQIEQEQTEEQTDAEAAEPAEQSPQERRLSEKKARAEAREREEQAREEVRDADETVRIKVFRYDPEVEGKEEPRFDDFQVPFFKGMTVLDALIYARDHYDSSLTFRHSCRQAVCGSDALFVNGQQRLGCKTQMADLDDPVRIEPLPHQDVVKDLVVDMEHFYEQMHAVEPYFQPDELPEGEREEQRQSPENREKVKMSTRCIWCGACMSSCNIAAGDNEYLGPAAINKAYRFAMDEREGEIQKEDRLEIIEQEHGVWRCQTQFSCTEVCPKDIPLTEHIQELKREAVKSNLKFW encoded by the coding sequence ATGAGCACGCAAATCGAGCAAGAGCAGACCGAGGAGCAGACCGACGCCGAGGCGGCCGAACCGGCCGAGCAGTCGCCCCAGGAGCGGCGCCTCTCCGAGAAGAAGGCCCGCGCCGAGGCCCGCGAGCGCGAGGAGCAGGCCCGCGAGGAGGTCCGGGACGCCGACGAGACCGTCCGGATCAAGGTGTTCCGCTACGACCCGGAGGTCGAGGGCAAGGAGGAGCCGCGGTTCGACGACTTCCAGGTCCCCTTCTTCAAGGGGATGACCGTCCTCGACGCGCTGATCTACGCGCGCGACCACTACGACTCGTCGCTGACCTTCCGCCACTCCTGCCGGCAGGCGGTCTGTGGGTCGGACGCGCTGTTCGTCAACGGCCAGCAGCGACTCGGCTGCAAGACGCAGATGGCGGACCTTGACGACCCGGTCCGCATCGAGCCGCTCCCCCACCAGGACGTGGTCAAGGACCTCGTCGTGGACATGGAGCACTTCTACGAGCAGATGCACGCCGTCGAGCCGTACTTCCAGCCCGACGAGCTGCCGGAGGGCGAGCGCGAGGAACAGCGCCAGTCCCCCGAGAACCGCGAGAAGGTGAAGATGTCGACGCGGTGTATCTGGTGTGGCGCCTGCATGTCCTCGTGTAACATCGCCGCGGGCGACAACGAGTACCTCGGCCCGGCGGCCATCAACAAGGCCTACCGGTTCGCGATGGACGAGCGGGAGGGCGAGATCCAGAAGGAGGACCGCCTGGAGATCATCGAGCAGGAACACGGCGTCTGGCGGTGTCAGACGCAGTTCTCCTGCACGGAGGTCTGTCCGAAGGACATCCCGCTGACCGAGCACATCCAGGAACTCAAGCGCGAAGCGGTCAAGTCGAACCTCAAATTCTGGTAA
- a CDS encoding FAD-binding protein translates to MHEHDVLVVGAGGAGLRAAIAAHEEGADVAMVTKLHPVRSHTGAAEGGINAALHPEDSWELHAYDTMKGSDYLGDAPAVETFAQDAPDEVIQLEHWGMPFSREEDGTVSQRPFGGLSHPRTTYAGAETGHHLLHTMYEQVVKRGITVYEEQQVLDLAVTDHDDVEDRECHGVVAYDIASGEIRGYRATDGVILATGGPGQVFDHTTNAVANTGDGYAMAYRAGVPLEDMEFVQFHPTTLPSTGVLISEGVRGEGGILYNDEEERFMFEYGYANNEGELASRDVVSRAELTEVNEGRGIEDEYVHLDMRHLGEERILDRLENILHLAEDFEGVDGLDEPMPVKPGQHYQMGGVECNENGQTCIDGLYAAGETACVSLHGANRLGGNALPELLVFGARAGKHAAGGDMKDAEIPTGPSAESEAGDLPDDIEIGAVDAGGESVAADGAAVDAETVVEAEVQRQQERVDRLLEEDGINHAQVRDDIQQTMTANVNVFRREDNLKEALDDIREARERYRHVAASDPSRTYNTDLMHTMETRNIIDIAEAITVGALAREEFRGAHWREQYQERRDDEWLKHTMLAWSDGNPELYYKPVLLEGEKEYEPKERSY, encoded by the coding sequence ATGCACGAACACGACGTACTCGTCGTCGGCGCGGGCGGCGCGGGCCTGCGCGCGGCGATCGCGGCACACGAAGAGGGAGCGGACGTGGCGATGGTCACGAAGCTCCACCCCGTCCGGAGCCACACCGGGGCGGCCGAGGGCGGCATCAACGCCGCGCTCCACCCCGAGGACTCCTGGGAACTGCACGCCTACGACACGATGAAGGGCTCGGACTACCTCGGGGACGCCCCCGCGGTCGAGACCTTCGCCCAGGACGCGCCGGACGAGGTCATCCAGCTCGAACACTGGGGGATGCCGTTCTCCCGCGAGGAGGACGGCACCGTCTCCCAGCGGCCGTTCGGCGGGCTCAGCCACCCCCGCACCACCTACGCCGGCGCCGAGACCGGCCACCACCTGCTGCACACGATGTACGAGCAGGTCGTCAAGCGGGGCATCACCGTCTACGAGGAACAGCAGGTGCTCGATCTGGCCGTCACGGACCACGACGACGTCGAGGACCGCGAGTGTCACGGCGTCGTCGCCTACGACATCGCCAGCGGCGAGATCCGGGGCTACCGCGCCACCGACGGCGTCATCCTCGCGACGGGCGGCCCCGGCCAGGTCTTCGACCACACCACCAACGCCGTCGCCAACACCGGCGACGGCTACGCGATGGCCTACCGCGCCGGCGTCCCGCTGGAGGACATGGAGTTCGTCCAGTTCCACCCGACGACCCTGCCGTCGACGGGCGTGCTCATCTCCGAGGGGGTCCGCGGCGAGGGCGGCATCCTCTACAACGACGAGGAGGAGCGGTTCATGTTCGAGTACGGCTACGCGAACAACGAGGGCGAACTCGCCTCCCGCGACGTGGTCTCGCGGGCCGAACTGACGGAGGTCAACGAGGGCCGGGGCATCGAGGACGAGTACGTCCACCTCGACATGCGCCACCTCGGCGAGGAGCGCATCCTCGACCGCCTCGAGAACATCCTCCACCTCGCGGAGGACTTCGAGGGCGTCGACGGGCTCGACGAGCCGATGCCGGTCAAGCCCGGCCAGCACTACCAGATGGGCGGCGTCGAGTGCAACGAGAACGGCCAGACCTGCATCGACGGCCTCTACGCCGCGGGCGAGACGGCCTGCGTCTCCCTGCACGGCGCCAACCGCCTCGGCGGCAACGCCCTGCCCGAGCTGCTCGTGTTCGGCGCCCGCGCGGGCAAGCACGCTGCCGGCGGCGACATGAAGGACGCCGAGATCCCGACCGGGCCCAGCGCCGAGAGCGAGGCGGGCGACCTCCCCGACGACATCGAGATCGGCGCCGTCGACGCCGGCGGCGAGTCGGTCGCCGCCGACGGCGCCGCAGTCGACGCCGAGACGGTCGTCGAGGCGGAGGTCCAGCGCCAGCAGGAACGGGTCGACCGGCTGCTGGAGGAGGACGGCATCAACCACGCGCAGGTCCGCGACGACATCCAGCAGACGATGACGGCCAACGTCAACGTCTTCCGCCGCGAGGACAACCTCAAGGAGGCGCTCGACGACATCCGCGAGGCCCGCGAGCGCTACCGGCACGTCGCCGCCTCGGACCCGTCGCGCACCTACAACACCGACCTGATGCACACGATGGAGACCCGCAACATCATCGACATCGCGGAGGCCATCACGGTCGGCGCGCTGGCCCGCGAGGAGTTCCGCGGCGCCCACTGGCGCGAGCAGTACCAGGAGCGCCGGGACGACGAGTGGCTCAAACACACCATGCTCGCCTGGTCGGACGGCAACCCCGAACTCTACTACAAGCCCGTCCTCCTCGAGGGCGAGAAGGAGTACGAGCCGAAGGAACGCTCCTACTGA
- a CDS encoding metallophosphoesterase family protein — MTEPDPEPLCSVEGPTVDLLVVSDLHLRATGARYPVGDLPVETHDIVLSLGDVIDENREHAKSVSAGEAYEERGRAFLERLDERGVPVLAVPGNHDPVGCTRRLNEGLANVHSLHGGTRNVAVGGDWSLTVAGWGCEQFDFTPALLSPDYPDIPVGDDAQTPDAVASALLRAAGQYLAGDLSGTSLADRLGTEATNPSFETALARLDARFETLVELVGGADSPTVVASHVSPFDVPFDIRGQHSRDGDYHFGSVALRVALAATGVDACLSGHTHQRGLTAIPTTGGHSYAHNPGDAGVSSVSISRDGSLRAEQIDVAWR, encoded by the coding sequence ATGACTGAACCCGACCCGGAACCGCTCTGCAGTGTCGAGGGGCCCACCGTCGACTTGCTGGTCGTCTCCGACCTGCACCTCCGGGCGACGGGGGCGCGATATCCGGTCGGGGACCTCCCGGTCGAGACACACGACATCGTGCTGTCTCTCGGTGACGTGATCGACGAGAACCGCGAGCACGCCAAGTCCGTGTCGGCCGGCGAAGCCTACGAGGAACGGGGTCGGGCGTTCCTCGAGCGTCTCGACGAGCGGGGAGTTCCAGTACTCGCGGTGCCCGGGAACCACGACCCCGTCGGCTGCACCCGGCGGCTGAACGAGGGGCTCGCGAACGTCCACTCACTCCACGGCGGTACTCGAAACGTAGCCGTGGGAGGGGACTGGTCGCTCACCGTCGCCGGCTGGGGCTGTGAGCAGTTCGACTTCACGCCGGCCCTGCTGTCCCCCGATTACCCGGATATCCCGGTCGGAGACGACGCACAGACGCCGGACGCCGTCGCAAGCGCTCTGCTCCGTGCGGCTGGGCAGTACCTCGCCGGAGACCTGTCCGGAACGAGCCTCGCAGACAGGCTCGGCACTGAGGCGACGAACCCCTCCTTCGAGACGGCGCTCGCTCGGCTCGATGCACGCTTCGAGACACTGGTCGAACTGGTAGGCGGAGCCGACAGCCCGACCGTCGTCGCGAGCCACGTCTCCCCGTTCGACGTACCGTTCGATATCCGCGGACAGCACTCCCGCGACGGGGACTACCACTTCGGCTCCGTGGCGCTTCGGGTCGCACTGGCGGCAACCGGTGTCGACGCCTGTCTCTCCGGACACACCCACCAGCGCGGACTGACAGCGATCCCGACTACCGGCGGGCATTCGTACGCACACAACCCCGGCGACGCCGGGGTCTCGAGCGTTTCTATCAGCCGAGATGGCTCTCTTCGGGCGGAGCAAATAGACGTTGCGTGGCGGTGA
- a CDS encoding metallophosphoesterase has product MDYLVSDLHLDHGNIIDYCDRPFGSVEEMNETLVERWNAVVDSNDEVLYGGDLTIRTSTAALLDWLDELDGEIVFLLGNHDGTVLEGLDRVQFVEEFRFEHRGVPFRAVHDPADAPSNWKGWLLHGHHHNNWPDRFSFIDHGTRRVNLSVELLEYRPLAADRLVDYLACGERFPDRTAAEKALTTND; this is encoded by the coding sequence GTGGACTACCTCGTATCGGATCTCCACCTGGACCACGGCAATATCATCGACTACTGCGACCGACCGTTCGGCTCAGTCGAGGAGATGAACGAGACGCTGGTCGAGCGGTGGAACGCCGTCGTCGACTCGAACGACGAGGTGCTGTACGGTGGCGATCTGACGATTCGCACGTCGACTGCGGCCCTGCTGGACTGGCTCGACGAACTCGACGGCGAGATCGTCTTTCTGCTGGGTAACCACGACGGCACCGTACTAGAGGGGCTGGATCGGGTCCAGTTCGTCGAGGAGTTTCGGTTCGAGCACCGCGGCGTCCCGTTCCGCGCCGTCCACGACCCCGCTGACGCCCCCTCGAACTGGAAGGGGTGGCTGCTTCACGGCCACCATCACAACAACTGGCCCGACCGGTTTTCCTTCATCGACCACGGGACCCGACGCGTCAACCTCTCGGTCGAGCTACTGGAGTACCGACCGCTGGCGGCCGACAGACTGGTCGACTATCTGGCCTGCGGCGAACGGTTCCCCGATCGGACCGCTGCCGAGAAGGCCCTGACGACGAATGACTGA
- a CDS encoding Gfo/Idh/MocA family protein, with amino-acid sequence MTYTVAVVGTGPDPENPTVEGFAMGYRHAESFGNNADCEVVACADIVPENAEAFGRTFDLPDEHVFEDYEAMLAAVEPDIVTVAVPPAVHEDVVVDCARSGVVSAIHAEKPMAHTWGSARRMADACWRRDVQLTFNRQRRFGKPFREAKRLIDDGEIGELRRVETTWSDLYDTGAHTIDLTGMFAGEAEPEWVIAQIDYREEDVRFGMHQENQAWALWEYETGVQGVISGGKGSDFADAAHAIRGTDGEIRIDSDTGNMLEIRRAGDEEWEAIDVDGEDLHGANAEGREYGSEYIDRAAAEVVDALREGRESELGAKNGLKTAEIIFGAYESARKRGRVDFPLDAEDNAFEALVEAGELEYVPDGAADETDD; translated from the coding sequence ATGACGTACACCGTGGCCGTCGTCGGAACGGGGCCCGACCCGGAGAACCCGACCGTCGAGGGGTTCGCGATGGGCTACCGCCACGCCGAATCGTTCGGGAACAACGCGGACTGCGAGGTCGTCGCCTGCGCCGACATCGTCCCGGAGAACGCCGAGGCGTTCGGGCGGACGTTCGACCTGCCCGACGAACACGTCTTCGAGGACTACGAGGCGATGCTCGCGGCGGTCGAACCGGACATCGTGACGGTGGCGGTCCCGCCGGCCGTCCACGAGGACGTGGTCGTCGACTGCGCCCGCAGCGGCGTCGTCTCGGCGATCCACGCCGAGAAGCCGATGGCCCACACCTGGGGGTCGGCCCGCCGGATGGCCGACGCCTGCTGGCGCCGCGACGTGCAGCTCACGTTCAACCGACAGCGACGCTTCGGGAAACCGTTCCGCGAGGCGAAACGGCTGATCGACGACGGGGAGATCGGCGAGCTGCGCCGCGTCGAGACGACCTGGAGCGACCTCTACGACACCGGCGCCCACACCATCGACCTGACGGGGATGTTCGCCGGCGAGGCCGAACCCGAGTGGGTCATCGCCCAGATCGACTACCGCGAGGAGGACGTGCGCTTCGGGATGCACCAGGAGAACCAGGCCTGGGCGCTCTGGGAGTACGAGACCGGCGTCCAGGGCGTGATCTCCGGCGGGAAGGGCAGCGACTTCGCCGACGCCGCCCACGCCATCCGCGGCACCGACGGCGAGATCCGTATCGACAGCGACACCGGTAACATGCTGGAGATCCGCCGGGCCGGCGACGAGGAGTGGGAGGCGATCGACGTGGACGGCGAGGACCTGCACGGGGCCAACGCCGAGGGCCGGGAGTACGGCAGCGAGTACATCGACCGCGCCGCGGCGGAGGTCGTCGACGCGCTCCGCGAGGGCCGCGAGTCGGAACTCGGCGCGAAAAACGGCCTCAAGACTGCCGAGATCATCTTCGGCGCCTACGAGTCCGCCCGCAAGCGCGGCCGCGTCGACTTCCCGCTCGACGCCGAGGACAACGCCTTCGAGGCCCTGGTCGAAGCGGGCGAGCTGGAGTACGTCCCGGACGGCGCGGCGGACGAGACCGACGACTGA
- a CDS encoding alpha/beta hydrolase, with protein MQFTEFGDGDERVLFVLGWGNRTHHENVRWLVDELVDAGYTVDVGTIPDHGSDFDAGYVRPTQRHHDATDPDRVLSHSTGGLVAAHLDSAAPRVYLSPWWGMAGEDGILERLVASLPTARPVIPVSFEEGALGELATERQRAEGPDRIAPAFLRTVADAQSRLPDFRADSVVFCSLRDSVVGVDAIGGHAPAERTVLYDGGHELFSSSSRDRTVEWVRAVLADGPAALAGPVRTA; from the coding sequence ATGCAGTTCACGGAGTTCGGCGACGGCGACGAGCGCGTCCTCTTCGTCCTGGGATGGGGTAATCGGACCCACCACGAGAACGTCCGGTGGCTGGTCGACGAACTGGTCGACGCCGGCTACACGGTCGACGTGGGGACGATCCCCGACCACGGGAGCGACTTCGACGCGGGCTACGTCCGCCCGACCCAGCGACACCACGACGCGACCGATCCCGACCGGGTCCTCTCCCACAGCACCGGCGGCCTGGTCGCGGCCCACCTCGACTCGGCCGCCCCCCGCGTCTATCTGAGCCCGTGGTGGGGGATGGCGGGCGAGGACGGGATCCTCGAACGGCTCGTCGCCTCACTCCCTACTGCCCGTCCGGTGATTCCGGTCTCGTTCGAGGAAGGCGCGCTCGGCGAACTGGCCACCGAGCGCCAGCGCGCCGAGGGGCCCGATCGGATCGCACCGGCGTTCCTGCGGACGGTCGCTGACGCCCAGTCGCGGTTGCCCGACTTCCGCGCCGATAGCGTCGTCTTCTGCTCGCTCCGCGACAGCGTGGTCGGCGTCGACGCCATCGGCGGACACGCCCCCGCCGAGCGGACGGTCCTCTACGACGGCGGCCACGAGTTGTTCTCCTCGTCGTCGCGCGACCGAACCGTCGAGTGGGTCCGGGCGGTGCTCGCCGACGGTCCGGCGGCGCTGGCGGGACCGGTCCGGACGGCCTGA
- a CDS encoding DUF420 domain-containing protein, producing MNVSEHVPAVSGLLSVVALALVFAAALQAIPQALLPRAPDPVLAAIPHVNAVVSATAVGTIAVGWRAARRGDVARHRAAMLSTTGLFALFLVAYLYRVALLGPSDFSGPPLVESVIYPGILAVHIVLAIVCVPLVIYVLLLALTRPVAEVRETRHPTVGRVAAALWLVSFTLGVVVYLMLYVLF from the coding sequence ATGAACGTCAGCGAGCACGTCCCGGCGGTCTCGGGCCTCCTCTCGGTCGTCGCGCTCGCGCTCGTCTTCGCGGCGGCGCTACAGGCGATCCCCCAGGCGCTGTTGCCACGGGCGCCCGACCCGGTACTGGCGGCGATCCCCCACGTCAACGCCGTCGTGAGCGCGACGGCGGTCGGGACCATCGCCGTCGGCTGGCGGGCGGCCCGCCGGGGCGACGTGGCCCGCCACCGCGCGGCGATGCTGTCGACGACCGGACTCTTTGCCCTCTTCCTCGTCGCGTACCTCTACCGCGTCGCCCTGCTGGGCCCGAGCGACTTCTCCGGGCCGCCGCTCGTGGAGAGCGTGATCTACCCCGGCATTCTCGCCGTGCACATCGTCCTCGCCATCGTCTGCGTCCCGCTGGTCATCTACGTCCTCCTGCTGGCGCTGACCCGCCCGGTGGCCGAGGTGCGCGAGACGCGCCACCCGACCGTCGGCCGCGTCGCCGCGGCGCTGTGGCTGGTCTCGTTCACGCTCGGCGTCGTCGTCTACCTCATGCTGTACGTGCTGTTCTGA